From the Tachyglossus aculeatus isolate mTacAcu1 chromosome 21, mTacAcu1.pri, whole genome shotgun sequence genome, one window contains:
- the LOC119941782 gene encoding noggin-2-like: protein MALAGALLLCSYMALAPAGSGQPFLRLRPSPSDSLPVKDIIEHPDPDYDPKEQDLDERALRQRLGSHLDPGFMSVAAPPPGGAGGGGGGGGGRDGDGGGGGELRRLDLGEGPAGARVKLGRKARRRLAQWLWAYTSCPVVYTWKDLGLRFWPRYLREGSCPPERSCSLPQGMFCRPARSVPKTLLRWHCQGWARHKYCTWIPVQYPVISECKCSC from the exons ATGGCCCTGGCCGGGGCGCTGCTGCTCTGCTCCTACATGGCGCTGGCCCCGGCCGGCTCCGGCCAGCCCTTCCTCCGCCTGCGGCCGTCCCCCAGCGACAGCCTGCCCGTCAAGGACATCATCGAGCACCCGGACCCCGACTACGACCCCAAGGAGCAGGACCTGGACGAGCGCGCGCTGCGCCAGCGGCTGGGCAGCCACCTGGACCCCGGCTTCATGTCGGTGGCCGCGCCGCC GCcgggcggggccggaggaggaggaggaggaggaggaggaagagacggaGATGGAGGAGGTGGCGGGGAGCTGCGGCGGCTCGACCTGGGCGAGGGCCCGGCCGGGGCGCGCGTCAAGCTGGGCCGCAAGGCGCGGCGCCGGCTGGCGCAGTGGCTGTGGGCGTACACCTCGTGCCCCGTCGTCTACACCTGGAAGGACCTCGGCCTGCGCTTCTGGCCGCGCTACTTGCGCGAGGGCAGCTGCCCGCCCGAGCGCTCCTGCTCGCTGCCCCAGGGCATGTTCTGCCGCCCGGCGCGCTCCGTCCCCAAGACCCTCCTGCGCTGGCACTGCCAGGGCTGGGCGCGCCACAAGTACTGCACCTGGATCCCCGTCCAGTACCCGGTCATCTCGGAATGCAAGTGCTCCTGCTGA